The Mucilaginibacter yixingensis genome window below encodes:
- a CDS encoding universal stress protein has product MKTYLVPVDFSEAGFNAAEFAADLSHQTNVEDIILMNAYYISPYETLFPDPNMMMLREEEIEANAAERIANLETLKKRLSSRVREGVRLHVKLNRSHLLRAVVDRVLHDNIDLVIIGTKGNSSGEDEGIGSHVIKISKACPVPVLVVPPCYRYEKMESAVIACDFKKVTDSMPSELLHKLLGKQPIKLAVVHVDPTDRHKNADPELLAEESALHGMLKVYHPKYHYINSENVIKGILDFAALNHSQVVIALPHRYSFLQSILHSSISTQLASSASIPVLLLK; this is encoded by the coding sequence ATGAAGACCTATCTTGTACCTGTCGACTTTTCGGAAGCCGGCTTTAACGCCGCCGAATTTGCTGCCGACCTGAGTCATCAAACCAATGTAGAAGACATTATTTTGATGAACGCCTACTATATCTCGCCCTATGAAACGCTGTTTCCAGACCCCAATATGATGATGCTGCGCGAAGAAGAGATTGAAGCCAACGCCGCCGAGCGTATAGCTAATCTTGAGACCCTAAAAAAACGATTGAGCAGCAGAGTGCGAGAGGGTGTACGGTTGCATGTAAAGTTAAACCGCAGTCACCTGTTGCGGGCGGTGGTAGACAGGGTATTACATGATAATATAGACCTGGTGATTATTGGCACCAAAGGCAATAGCAGCGGTGAAGACGAGGGTATTGGTAGCCACGTCATCAAGATATCTAAAGCGTGCCCGGTACCGGTGCTGGTGGTGCCTCCCTGCTATCGTTATGAAAAGATGGAAAGTGCCGTTATAGCCTGTGATTTTAAAAAGGTGACCGATAGCATGCCTTCTGAACTACTGCATAAATTGTTAGGGAAACAACCCATCAAACTAGCCGTAGTACACGTAGATCCTACAGATCGCCACAAAAATGCCGATCCCGAACTGCTGGCCGAAGAAAGTGCCTTGCACGGCATGCTTAAAGTTTATCATCCTAAATACCACTACATCAACTCAGAAAATGTGATAAAAGGGATATTGGATTTTGCCGCCCTTAACCATTCGCAGGTGGTTATTGCGTTGCCGCACCGTTATAGCTTTTTACAGTCTATCCTGCATAGCAGTATCTCCACTCAGCTGGCGTCGAGCGCTTCGATCCCGGTGTTGTTGTTGAAGTAA
- a CDS encoding Rrf2 family transcriptional regulator has translation MNARFQIAVHILTLLHHAEGELISSDYIAGSLNTNPALVRKEISNLRKFGFIESKEGKGGGYALGKPAGQITLADIYATVKPTAVLGQSKNEPNPDCPVGRQINDRIAEVYNDIDGAIIKKLTTITLEKFSGKFD, from the coding sequence ATGAACGCCCGATTTCAAATAGCCGTACACATCCTTACCCTGCTGCATCATGCAGAGGGCGAGCTGATATCGTCAGACTATATTGCGGGCAGCCTGAACACCAACCCGGCGCTGGTACGTAAAGAGATTAGCAATCTGCGCAAGTTCGGCTTTATTGAAAGCAAAGAAGGCAAAGGCGGCGGTTATGCACTGGGCAAACCAGCAGGCCAGATTACCCTGGCCGATATTTACGCTACAGTAAAACCCACAGCCGTTTTGGGACAATCTAAAAACGAACCGAACCCAGACTGCCCTGTAGGCCGACAAATTAACGACCGCATTGCCGAGGTATACAATGATATTGACGGCGCTATTATAAAAAAACTAACCACCATTACGCTCGAAAAATTCAGCGGGAAGTTTGATTGA
- a CDS encoding NAD(P)-dependent oxidoreductase: protein MKIAVIGAGYTGTPVLNEALSRGHQVTAILRNPTKVTVQNANLTVKSADVNNVDELAELLKGQDAVISTFNAGWGNPNLYADFIKGSESIQQATKQAGVKRLLVIGGAGSLEIAPGVPLVDTPEFPAQWKEGATAARDYLNTLRKETGLDWTFLSPAINLHPGTRTGNYRIGTENPVFNDKKESEISVEDLAVALIDETEKGQFVKKRFTVAY, encoded by the coding sequence ATGAAAATTGCAGTAATTGGTGCCGGCTATACCGGCACCCCAGTATTAAATGAAGCACTGAGCAGAGGCCATCAGGTAACTGCTATTTTGCGCAACCCAACTAAGGTAACCGTGCAAAACGCCAACTTGACCGTTAAGTCCGCAGATGTTAACAACGTTGATGAATTAGCCGAATTGCTAAAAGGTCAAGACGCCGTGATCAGCACGTTTAACGCCGGTTGGGGCAATCCAAACCTATATGCCGATTTTATTAAAGGCAGCGAAAGTATACAACAAGCCACCAAACAAGCTGGTGTAAAGCGTTTGCTGGTTATTGGCGGCGCGGGCAGTCTGGAAATTGCGCCAGGCGTACCGCTGGTAGATACTCCGGAATTTCCGGCCCAATGGAAAGAAGGCGCTACCGCCGCGCGTGATTATCTGAACACTCTACGTAAAGAAACCGGGCTGGACTGGACCTTCCTGAGTCCGGCCATTAACCTGCACCCGGGTACCCGCACCGGCAACTACCGCATAGGCACCGAAAACCCGGTTTTTAACGATAAAAAAGAAAGCGAAATTTCTGTAGAAGATTTGGCCGTAGCCCTGATTGATGAAACAGAAAAAGGTCAGTTTGTGAAGAAAAGATTTACGGTGGCTTATTAA
- the prmA gene encoding 50S ribosomal protein L11 methyltransferase: MNYTELIFTINNAVGYERDLLIDALGGIDFDTFEETELGFKAYIPQASFDEAALEEALSAYREMFDFSYERNLIPQKNWNQEWESNFEPIQISDQVWVRATFHEARPDFPYEIVIDPKMAFGTGHHQTTAMMMELMLAADFKGKKVLDMGCGTGILAILAEKLGATDLMAIDYDPVCYESTIENAALNNANHTKALCGSKDVIPNEQYDIILANINRNILIDQMDRYAEVLKPGGEIYFSGFYEEPDLQIIKDEAGKYGLKYITHLKNKEWVAARFNL, from the coding sequence ATGAACTACACCGAACTTATATTCACCATTAATAACGCCGTAGGCTATGAGCGCGATTTGCTGATAGATGCCCTGGGGGGTATTGACTTTGATACTTTTGAAGAAACCGAACTGGGTTTTAAAGCTTATATTCCACAAGCCAGCTTTGATGAAGCTGCGCTGGAAGAAGCATTATCAGCCTACCGGGAGATGTTTGATTTTAGCTATGAGCGCAACCTGATCCCGCAGAAAAACTGGAACCAGGAGTGGGAAAGCAATTTTGAGCCGATACAAATTAGCGATCAGGTTTGGGTGCGCGCCACTTTCCATGAAGCCCGTCCTGATTTTCCGTATGAGATTGTGATCGACCCAAAGATGGCTTTTGGTACCGGTCACCACCAAACCACGGCCATGATGATGGAGCTGATGCTGGCGGCCGATTTTAAAGGCAAAAAGGTGCTGGATATGGGCTGCGGTACCGGCATCCTGGCCATATTGGCCGAAAAGCTGGGTGCGACGGATTTGATGGCGATTGACTATGACCCGGTTTGTTACGAAAGCACGATAGAGAATGCTGCCCTGAATAACGCCAATCATACTAAAGCCCTCTGCGGATCAAAAGATGTGATCCCTAATGAGCAGTACGATATCATTCTGGCCAACATCAACCGCAATATTTTGATAGACCAGATGGACCGCTACGCTGAGGTATTAAAACCAGGGGGCGAGATCTATTTCAGTGGCTTCTACGAAGAGCCAGACCTGCAGATCATCAAAGATGAGGCGGGTAAATACGGCCTGAAATATATCACCCATCTGAAGAACAAAGAATGGGTGGCGGCAAGGTTTAACCTTTGA
- the tpiA gene encoding triose-phosphate isomerase, translating to MRKKIVAGNWKMNMDYNEGLSLFSEVVNMVNDEATGNQQAVVCSPFIHLHSLVQMAKGYTKVSIGAQNAHQEEKGAYTGEISAKMIRSTGAEYVILGHSERRQYFGESNELLAKKTDTALANGLKPIFCIGETLDERNNGTYFDVIKTQLAEGLFHLDEQHFGQTVIAYEPVWAIGTGVTATSDQAQEIHAFIRKEIAAKYGEQVADATTILYGGSCNPKNAAELFAQPDIDGGLIGGASLKSRDFTDIVKTFN from the coding sequence ATGAGAAAGAAAATAGTAGCCGGAAACTGGAAGATGAACATGGATTATAACGAGGGTTTATCCTTGTTCTCTGAGGTGGTTAACATGGTTAACGATGAGGCGACCGGCAATCAGCAGGCAGTAGTTTGCAGTCCGTTTATACACCTGCACAGCCTGGTGCAAATGGCAAAAGGTTATACCAAAGTATCAATAGGTGCGCAGAACGCCCACCAGGAAGAAAAGGGCGCTTACACCGGCGAGATCTCTGCCAAGATGATCCGTTCTACCGGTGCCGAATATGTAATTCTGGGCCACTCAGAGCGTCGCCAGTATTTTGGCGAGAGCAACGAACTGCTGGCTAAAAAAACAGATACCGCATTGGCTAACGGCCTGAAACCAATCTTCTGTATTGGCGAAACGCTGGACGAGCGCAATAACGGTACTTATTTCGATGTAATTAAAACTCAACTGGCAGAAGGCTTGTTCCACTTGGACGAGCAGCATTTCGGCCAGACGGTGATTGCTTATGAGCCTGTTTGGGCCATTGGTACCGGCGTTACTGCAACGTCTGATCAGGCGCAGGAGATTCACGCTTTTATCCGTAAGGAGATTGCCGCTAAATACGGCGAGCAGGTTGCTGATGCTACTACCATTTTGTACGGTGGCAGCTGTAACCCTAAAAACGCAGCCGAACTGTTTGCTCAGCCTGATATTGATGGCGGCCTGATTGGCGGTGCGTCATTAAAATCACGCGACTTTACAGATATTGTTAAGACGTTTAATTAA
- a CDS encoding putative sugar nucleotidyl transferase has product MAVILFDDNTYQQLLPLTFTRPLANLRVGILTIAEKWVKHLSQDFSYHTRNYLQGKFPIHITADNLFINGAVCPDDSLLDDISKLPLGHALRYQGQLVAVRLGEADAKSFDHAAAYTATEVSRLPVIIRYPEYIFRFNDIELRKDFNLLTKGRESAQISSTNTIIGTDFFAEEGAIADCSNFNTTRGPIYLAANSEVWEGVSIRGAFALCEHSSVKMGAKIYGATTIGPYSRVGGEINNSVVWGYSNKGHDGYLGNAVLGEWCNMGADSNNSNLKNNYGEVKLWDYTNKHLRKTGLQFCGLIMADHSKCGINTMFNTGTVVGVGCNVFGGGFPPNFVPDFSWGGAEGLEEYRLDKMLETTARVFERRDGRDFDENEQGILQAVYELTR; this is encoded by the coding sequence ATGGCTGTCATCCTTTTTGACGATAATACTTATCAGCAACTGCTCCCATTAACATTTACCCGCCCGCTGGCTAACCTGCGTGTAGGTATCCTCACCATTGCCGAGAAATGGGTCAAACACCTGTCACAAGATTTTTCGTACCACACACGCAATTACTTACAGGGCAAGTTCCCTATTCATATTACTGCCGATAACCTGTTTATCAACGGCGCTGTTTGTCCGGATGATAGTTTGCTGGACGATATCAGCAAGTTGCCGCTGGGGCATGCCTTGCGTTATCAGGGTCAGTTGGTGGCCGTTCGCCTGGGCGAGGCTGATGCCAAAAGCTTTGACCATGCCGCTGCATATACCGCTACCGAGGTGAGCCGACTGCCGGTCATCATTCGTTATCCTGAATATATCTTCCGTTTTAACGATATCGAGCTGCGAAAAGATTTTAACCTGCTTACCAAAGGGCGGGAGAGTGCGCAGATCAGCAGCACTAACACCATCATCGGCACAGACTTTTTTGCCGAAGAGGGTGCCATTGCCGATTGCTCAAACTTTAACACAACGCGCGGACCGATCTATCTGGCCGCCAATAGTGAGGTTTGGGAAGGCGTGAGCATTCGCGGTGCGTTTGCCTTATGCGAGCACTCGTCGGTAAAAATGGGGGCCAAGATCTACGGAGCTACTACTATCGGTCCATACAGTCGTGTAGGTGGCGAGATCAATAACTCGGTAGTTTGGGGCTATTCTAACAAGGGCCACGATGGTTATCTGGGTAACGCCGTATTGGGCGAGTGGTGCAACATGGGTGCCGATAGCAATAATTCGAACCTGAAAAATAATTACGGCGAAGTAAAGCTGTGGGATTATACCAATAAGCACCTGCGCAAAACCGGTTTGCAGTTCTGCGGATTGATTATGGCCGATCATTCAAAATGTGGCATCAATACCATGTTCAATACCGGCACCGTTGTAGGTGTAGGCTGTAACGTTTTCGGCGGCGGTTTCCCGCCAAACTTCGTTCCGGATTTTAGCTGGGGTGGTGCAGAAGGGCTGGAAGAATACCGTCTGGATAAAATGCTGGAAACCACGGCCCGCGTATTCGAACGTCGAGACGGCAGAGATTTTGACGAGAACGAGCAGGGGATACTACAGGCAGTGTATGAATTAACGCGTTAG
- a CDS encoding type B 50S ribosomal protein L31 — translation MKKDLHPKSYRLVVFKDMSNDYAFLTKSCIETRESVKWEDGNEYPLVKLEISHTSHPFYTGKMKLVDTAGRIDKFRTRYNKK, via the coding sequence ATGAAAAAAGACCTGCATCCAAAAAGCTATAGATTAGTTGTTTTTAAAGATATGTCTAACGACTATGCTTTCTTGACTAAATCATGCATCGAAACCCGCGAATCAGTTAAATGGGAAGACGGTAATGAATACCCGTTGGTGAAACTGGAGATCTCTCACACTTCTCACCCTTTCTACACTGGTAAGATGAAACTGGTAGATACTGCCGGTCGTATCGATAAATTCCGTACTCGTTACAACAAAAAGTAA
- the mce gene encoding methylmalonyl-CoA epimerase, with protein MKKVEHIGIAVSSIESAGAIWKTLLNTDIYKIEEVLTEGVKTAFLQSGPNKIELLEATTPDSPIARFLEKKGEGIHHIAFEVDDIEAEMARLKAEGFVLLNDVPKRGADNKLVCFVHPKDVGGVLVELCMNQD; from the coding sequence ATGAAAAAGGTAGAGCATATCGGTATAGCCGTAAGCAGCATTGAAAGCGCCGGAGCAATCTGGAAAACCTTGCTTAACACTGACATATACAAGATAGAGGAGGTGTTGACCGAGGGCGTCAAAACCGCCTTTCTGCAAAGCGGACCCAATAAAATAGAGCTATTGGAGGCCACTACGCCTGATAGCCCGATAGCCAGATTCTTAGAAAAAAAGGGCGAAGGCATCCACCACATAGCCTTTGAGGTAGATGATATTGAAGCCGAAATGGCCCGCCTTAAAGCCGAAGGTTTTGTGTTATTAAATGATGTGCCTAAGCGCGGTGCGGATAATAAGCTGGTTTGTTTTGTGCATCCGAAGGACGTGGGAGGGGTGTTGGTGGAGTTGTGTATGAACCAGGATTGA
- a CDS encoding IscS subfamily cysteine desulfurase: MDFPIYLDNNATTPMDPRVLEAMLPYFTNKFGNAASRNHAFGWVAEEAVDYAREQVAKLIGATEKEIIFTSGATESDNLAIKGVFEMYKEKGNHIITAVTEHKAVLDACKHVEKIGGRVTYLNVKEDGLIDLAELEAAMTPETILVSIMYGNNEIGVIQPVKEIAAIAHKHGALFMTDATQAVGKIPVDVNADGIDLLAMSAHKIYGPKGVGALYVRRKGPRVKVTAQMDGGGHERGMRSGTLNVPGIVGLGKACELCQEEMESEAKRLSTLRDKLQNELTKLEESYVNGNVEHRLPHVANISFKYVEGEGLMMAMKDLAVSSGSACTSASLEPSYVLKSLGLSDDLAHSSIRFGLGRFTTEEEVDYAIEVTRKAVNHLRDLSPLWEMFKDGIDLSTIEWAEH; the protein is encoded by the coding sequence ATGGACTTTCCTATCTATTTAGATAATAACGCAACCACTCCGATGGACCCACGGGTATTGGAAGCGATGCTGCCTTACTTTACCAACAAGTTTGGTAACGCGGCCAGCCGCAACCATGCTTTTGGCTGGGTGGCCGAAGAAGCTGTTGATTACGCCCGCGAGCAAGTGGCTAAACTGATTGGTGCAACCGAGAAAGAGATCATCTTTACCTCTGGCGCTACCGAGAGCGATAACTTGGCTATTAAAGGTGTATTTGAGATGTATAAGGAAAAAGGCAACCACATCATTACCGCTGTTACTGAGCACAAAGCGGTATTGGATGCCTGCAAACACGTTGAAAAAATTGGCGGCCGCGTTACTTACTTAAATGTAAAAGAAGATGGCCTGATTGACCTGGCCGAACTGGAAGCCGCTATGACTCCTGAAACCATCCTGGTATCTATCATGTATGGTAACAACGAGATTGGCGTGATCCAGCCGGTAAAAGAAATTGCTGCTATTGCCCACAAACACGGTGCACTGTTTATGACAGATGCTACTCAGGCAGTAGGTAAAATTCCTGTTGATGTAAATGCAGACGGCATTGACCTGTTGGCTATGTCGGCTCATAAAATATATGGACCTAAAGGTGTAGGTGCACTGTACGTACGCCGTAAAGGACCACGTGTTAAAGTTACTGCCCAGATGGACGGTGGCGGTCACGAGCGCGGTATGCGCTCTGGTACGCTGAACGTTCCGGGTATTGTTGGTTTAGGTAAAGCATGCGAGCTTTGTCAGGAGGAAATGGAAAGCGAAGCAAAACGCCTTTCTACCCTGCGTGACAAACTGCAGAACGAACTGACCAAACTGGAAGAAAGCTATGTAAACGGTAACGTTGAACACCGCTTACCACACGTAGCCAACATTTCTTTCAAATACGTAGAGGGCGAAGGCTTGATGATGGCTATGAAAGATCTGGCCGTATCATCAGGTTCAGCTTGTACTTCAGCGTCACTGGAGCCATCATACGTACTGAAAAGCTTGGGCTTGTCTGACGATCTGGCACACTCTTCTATCCGTTTCGGTCTTGGCCGTTTCACAACCGAAGAGGAAGTTGATTACGCTATCGAGGTAACCCGCAAAGCGGTTAACCACCTGCGCGATCTGTCGCCGCTATGGGAGATGTTCAAAGATGGCATCGACCTGAGCACTATTGAGTGGGCAGAACACTAA
- the iscU gene encoding Fe-S cluster assembly scaffold IscU, translated as MAYSDKVIDHYTNPRNVGTLDKGSSAVGTGLVGAPECGDVMRLQIQVDENNVITDAKFKTFGCGSAIASSSLATEWLKGKSIDEAMTIDNMDIVEELALPPVKIHCSVLAEDAIKAAINDYRVKNGLEPIAVEKSHH; from the coding sequence ATGGCTTATTCAGATAAAGTAATTGACCACTACACCAATCCGCGTAACGTGGGTACTTTAGATAAAGGCAGCAGTGCTGTAGGTACCGGTTTAGTGGGCGCTCCTGAGTGCGGCGACGTAATGCGTCTGCAAATTCAGGTTGACGAGAACAACGTGATCACCGATGCAAAATTCAAAACCTTTGGTTGCGGTTCTGCCATCGCGTCATCATCGCTGGCAACAGAGTGGCTGAAAGGCAAAAGCATTGACGAGGCCATGACAATTGACAACATGGATATCGTTGAAGAGCTGGCCCTGCCACCAGTAAAAATTCACTGCTCGGTATTGGCAGAAGACGCCATCAAAGCCGCTATTAACGATTACCGCGTTAAAAACGGTTTGGAGCCGATTGCAGTAGAGAAATCACACCATTGA
- a CDS encoding iron-sulfur cluster assembly accessory protein produces the protein MVTVTDKAKDKIDHLMQDAGLDSSYFLRVSVKGGGCSGLSYNLDFDNEERKGDQFFEDQGVRLALDMKSFLYLAGTELDFSDGLNGKGFNFHNPNASRTCGCGESFSV, from the coding sequence ATGGTAACAGTAACCGATAAAGCAAAAGATAAAATTGACCACCTGATGCAGGATGCCGGGTTGGATAGTTCATACTTCTTGCGCGTGTCTGTAAAGGGCGGCGGCTGTTCGGGCTTGTCATACAACCTCGATTTTGATAACGAGGAACGTAAAGGCGATCAGTTTTTTGAAGATCAGGGCGTGCGTTTGGCGCTGGATATGAAATCGTTTTTATACCTGGCCGGCACCGAGCTTGATTTTAGCGACGGACTGAACGGCAAGGGTTTCAATTTCCATAACCCCAATGCATCACGCACCTGCGGTTGCGGCGAGAGTTTCTCGGTATAA
- a CDS encoding MOSC domain-containing protein translates to MLRVSQLFIYPVKSLGGIALNNALVTDRGLRYDRRWMLVDDNNRFLSQRELPQMALFKPALHKQGISVTYTPDQSSFLIPFQPQTTTLDTFTVWDDSITGQYVSPAADEWFTQKLGVNCRLAYMPDDTQRQTDLKYAQPGMITSFADAYPFLLIGQASLDDLSNRVGHAIPANRFRPNIVFTGGESFAEDELAHFSINNIHFYGVKLCVRCPVPGIDQDTAERQKEPLKTLAGFRRRLNKVYFGQNLTHVGQGTIAVGDEMEILKVKEAAVFE, encoded by the coding sequence ATGTTACGCGTCAGTCAGCTCTTCATTTATCCGGTAAAATCATTGGGAGGCATAGCGCTCAATAATGCACTGGTAACAGACCGCGGACTGCGGTATGACCGCCGCTGGATGCTGGTTGACGATAATAACCGTTTCCTTTCACAACGCGAGTTGCCGCAGATGGCGCTCTTTAAACCGGCACTGCATAAACAAGGCATCAGCGTAACTTACACCCCAGATCAATCATCGTTCCTCATTCCTTTTCAGCCTCAAACCACCACCCTTGATACCTTTACCGTTTGGGACGATAGCATTACCGGTCAATACGTAAGCCCAGCTGCAGACGAATGGTTTACCCAAAAGCTGGGCGTCAATTGCCGCCTGGCTTATATGCCTGACGACACACAACGGCAAACCGACCTTAAATATGCCCAACCCGGTATGATCACCTCTTTTGCAGACGCCTACCCTTTCCTGCTCATCGGACAGGCCTCGCTGGATGATCTGAGCAACCGTGTCGGTCATGCTATTCCGGCGAACCGTTTTCGCCCTAACATCGTCTTCACCGGCGGCGAGTCATTTGCAGAAGACGAATTGGCACATTTCAGCATCAATAACATTCACTTCTATGGCGTAAAGCTTTGCGTCCGCTGTCCGGTACCGGGCATAGATCAGGATACAGCCGAACGCCAGAAAGAACCACTGAAAACACTGGCAGGCTTCCGCCGCAGGCTGAATAAAGTTTACTTCGGGCAAAACCTTACGCACGTTGGCCAAGGTACTATTGCCGTGGGCGATGAAATGGAGATATTGAAAGTGAAGGAAGCAGCCGTGTTTGAGTAA
- a CDS encoding ribulokinase produces MTNLKNYVIGVDYGSDSVRSVIVDAATGKELATSVYYYRRWQQGLYCDAPANQFRQHPQDYIDGLETTIKDCVAKAGPEVAAAVRAISVDTTGSTPVAVNAQGVPLALLPEFAENPNAMFVLWKDHTSIGEAAEINAHAAKYDTNYLQYVGGIYSSEWFWAKLLHVLRVDEKVRAACHSWVEHCDWIPFLLTGGTDAAAILRGRCSAGHKALWAAEFGGLPPNDFFKALDPLLDGITDRLYKDTYTSDVSAGTLSAEWAERLGLSADVKVGVGAFDAHMGAVGGQIEPYYLSKVMGTSTCDILVAPNTDMDGKLVAGICGQVDGSVIPGMAGLEAGQSAFGDTYAWFRKLIEWPLQNILANTKIVEAHTAQLLVEEVSGKIIPELSKQAAALPLNDNAELAIDWFNGRRTPDANQLLKGSIAGLTLGSDAPRVFRALAEATCFGARAIVERFRSEGVPVKGLIGIGGVAKKSPYIMQMMSDVLQMPIRIHQFEHTCALGAAMFAATVAGIYPNVSEAMNAMGGGFDVEYTPNNELAGFYDTRYQKYLSLGQFIEANTTSH; encoded by the coding sequence ATGACGAACCTAAAAAATTACGTGATTGGAGTAGATTATGGCTCCGATTCGGTACGCTCTGTTATTGTTGATGCCGCTACCGGCAAAGAGTTAGCCACCTCAGTTTATTATTATCGCCGCTGGCAGCAGGGTTTATACTGCGATGCACCGGCCAATCAGTTCCGCCAACACCCGCAAGACTACATTGACGGCCTGGAAACCACCATTAAAGATTGTGTTGCCAAAGCCGGCCCAGAAGTGGCTGCCGCTGTGCGCGCCATCTCGGTTGATACCACCGGCTCTACCCCTGTTGCGGTAAACGCACAAGGTGTGCCTCTGGCCTTATTGCCTGAGTTTGCAGAAAACCCGAACGCCATGTTTGTGCTGTGGAAAGACCACACTTCAATTGGCGAGGCTGCAGAGATCAATGCTCATGCTGCTAAATACGATACCAACTACCTGCAATATGTAGGCGGTATCTACTCGTCTGAATGGTTTTGGGCCAAACTGCTGCATGTGCTACGTGTAGACGAGAAAGTGCGCGCTGCCTGCCACTCATGGGTTGAGCATTGCGATTGGATTCCGTTCCTGCTTACCGGCGGTACCGATGCTGCAGCTATTCTGCGCGGCCGTTGCTCTGCTGGTCACAAAGCACTGTGGGCTGCTGAGTTTGGCGGCTTGCCTCCAAATGATTTCTTCAAAGCGCTTGATCCGCTGCTAGACGGTATTACCGACCGTCTGTATAAAGACACTTATACTTCTGACGTTTCTGCCGGCACTTTAAGCGCCGAGTGGGCTGAACGCCTGGGCCTGAGCGCCGACGTTAAAGTTGGTGTAGGAGCGTTTGACGCACACATGGGCGCCGTAGGTGGCCAGATTGAGCCTTACTACCTGAGCAAGGTAATGGGTACCTCAACCTGCGATATCCTGGTAGCTCCAAATACAGATATGGATGGCAAACTGGTAGCAGGTATCTGCGGTCAGGTTGATGGTTCGGTTATCCCTGGTATGGCTGGTCTTGAAGCAGGTCAATCTGCCTTTGGCGATACTTATGCATGGTTCCGTAAACTGATTGAATGGCCGTTGCAAAACATCCTGGCTAATACCAAAATTGTAGAAGCACATACCGCACAACTGCTGGTTGAAGAAGTTTCAGGGAAAATCATTCCAGAACTGAGCAAACAAGCTGCTGCATTGCCATTAAATGATAACGCCGAGCTGGCTATCGACTGGTTTAACGGTCGCCGTACGCCAGATGCTAACCAGTTATTAAAAGGCAGCATTGCCGGTTTAACCCTGGGTAGCGATGCTCCACGTGTGTTCCGCGCGCTGGCAGAGGCTACTTGCTTTGGCGCCCGTGCCATTGTAGAGCGCTTCCGCAGCGAGGGCGTGCCTGTTAAAGGTTTGATTGGTATTGGTGGTGTGGCCAAAAAATCGCCATACATTATGCAAATGATGTCTGACGTATTGCAGATGCCAATCCGCATTCACCAGTTTGAACATACCTGTGCTTTGGGTGCTGCCATGTTTGCTGCTACCGTAGCCGGCATCTACCCTAACGTATCAGAAGCCATGAACGCCATGGGCGGCGGCTTTGACGTAGAGTACACGCCAAACAACGAGCTGGCCGGTTTCTATGATACACGTTATCAGAAATACCTGTCGCTGGGGCAATTTATCGAAGCAAATACAACCTCACATTAA
- a CDS encoding L-ribulose-5-phosphate 4-epimerase — translation MSKYQHIKEEAYRANMQLPKLGLVLFTFGNVSAADRSLGVFAIKPSGVPYEDLSPEKMVIVDFDGKTIEGDLRPSSDTLTHAVLYKHWDGINGIVHTHSTYGTAWAQAQRDIPIFGTTHADHNTVDIPCAPPMSDEMIQGNYEYQTGFQIMDCFQDKGLDYKEVEMVLVGNHAPFTWGKTADKAVYNSAVLETCAQMAYLTEKINPQAPRLKDALIKKHYERKHGPDSYYGQ, via the coding sequence ATGAGCAAATATCAACACATTAAAGAAGAAGCTTACCGCGCCAACATGCAGCTGCCTAAGCTGGGCCTGGTACTCTTCACCTTCGGCAACGTTAGCGCAGCCGATCGTAGCCTGGGTGTTTTCGCTATTAAGCCAAGCGGCGTGCCTTATGAGGATCTTTCGCCAGAAAAAATGGTGATTGTTGACTTTGATGGCAAAACCATTGAAGGCGATCTGCGCCCGTCAAGCGATACGCTTACTCACGCTGTGCTTTACAAACACTGGGATGGTATTAATGGCATTGTGCACACGCACTCTACCTACGGCACTGCCTGGGCACAAGCACAACGCGATATTCCAATCTTTGGTACTACCCATGCCGATCATAACACGGTAGATATCCCTTGCGCGCCGCCAATGAGCGACGAAATGATTCAGGGTAACTACGAGTATCAGACCGGCTTCCAGATCATGGATTGCTTTCAGGACAAAGGCCTGGATTATAAAGAGGTTGAAATGGTATTAGTGGGCAACCACGCCCCATTCACCTGGGGTAAAACTGCCGATAAAGCTGTTTATAACAGCGCCGTGCTGGAAACCTGCGCACAAATGGCTTACCTTACCGAGAAGATTAACCCTCAGGCCCCACGCTTAAAAGATGCTTTGATTAAAAAGCATTACGAGCGCAAGCACGGGCCAGATTCTTACTACGGTCAATAA